From Solibaculum mannosilyticum:
TATATTATAGCACGATTTACGAACAAAAGATTAAATTAAAAAAAGATAGAAAATACTCTTGACAAAGCGGTTGGAATAGTATAACATATGAGCAGATGTTCAAATGAAAGGATGTGTAAACGTAATGCAAGAACAGAATGCATCCTCTGGGGAGTTTTTGTGCGCTCACGACGATGTAGTTGAACGTGTGACGTCCTATCTTCCAGCAGATGAGATCCTGTATGATTTGGCGGAGCTTTTTAAAGTATTTGGCGATTCCACCCGCATCAAGATCCTTTATGTTTTATTTGAGTCCGAGATGTGTGTAGGAGATATCGCTCAGCTTTTAAAGTTGACCCAAACAGCGGTATCCCATCAGCTGCGAGTTCTGAAAAACAATAAATTGGTTAAATTCCGCAGAGAAGGAAAGGTAGTTTTTTATTCCCTGGCAGACGATCATGTTAGAAGCATCATCGGACAAGGAATGGAACACATCGGCGAGTAAGGATTATGATACAATTTATTTCTGAAAAGGAGAGTGCTTTGTCATGAAAAAAAGTTACAAATTGGTGGATCTGGATTGTGCGAACTGTGCGCAAAAGATGGAGGATGCCATTAAGAAATTGGATGGCGTTCAAGATGCCAGTGTTAGTTTTATGATGCAGAAGTTGACTTTAACTGCTGATGAAGACCAGTTTGAGAGCATTATGAAAAAAGTAGTAAAGACCTGTAAGAAAGTGGAACCGGACTGTCAGATCATTTTATAACGGAAGAGATCATCTGGAAGATTGATGGAGGAGATGAA
This genomic window contains:
- a CDS encoding ArsR/SmtB family transcription factor produces the protein MQEQNASSGEFLCAHDDVVERVTSYLPADEILYDLAELFKVFGDSTRIKILYVLFESEMCVGDIAQLLKLTQTAVSHQLRVLKNNKLVKFRREGKVVFYSLADDHVRSIIGQGMEHIGE
- a CDS encoding cation transporter, which translates into the protein MKKSYKLVDLDCANCAQKMEDAIKKLDGVQDASVSFMMQKLTLTADEDQFESIMKKVVKTCKKVEPDCQIIL